The proteins below come from a single Rosa rugosa chromosome 2, drRosRugo1.1, whole genome shotgun sequence genomic window:
- the LOC133729683 gene encoding NAC transcription factor 25, protein MESTDSSSGSGHPQLPPGFRFHPTDEELVVHYLKKKAASAPLPVTIIAEVDLYKFDPWELPSKATFGEQEWYFFSPRERKYPNGARPNRAATSGYWKATGTDKPILTSNGNQKVGVKKALVFYGGKPPKGIKTNWIMHEYRLVNDDNSSAGLKPPDPTNKKASLRLDDWVLCRIYKKNNAQRPMMECDHHKDEDSTTTNSMEGIFVQSMPKPSPPKPTNYTALLENDEDNFFEGILSSEGVQNSSHSNLSHQFMSSSKSDVVMPANNHTSKRQLASPFWNEAGGSSSMGTNSSSSKRFHTDLNSGGGSGGGGGVDESNTSFVSMLNQLPQNAAFHHNSLLGSLGDGVLRPQFHLPSMNWNS, encoded by the exons ATGGAGAGCACGGACTCGTCCTCCGGTTCTGGTCACCCGCAGCTCCCTCCCGGGTTCCGGTTCCACCCGACCGACGAGGAGCTGGTTGTCCACTACCTCAAGAAGAAAGCCGCCTCCGCTCCGCTTCCGGTCACCATCATCGCCGAGGTCGACTTGTACAAGTTCGATCCATGGGAGCTACCGA GTAAGGCCACGTTTGGGGAGCAGGAGTGGTATTTTTTCAGTCCCAGAGAACGGAAGTACCCGAACGGAGCTAGGCCGAACCGAGCGGCGACCTCGGGGTATTGGAAAGCCACCGGAACCGACAAGCCGATTCTGACCTCGAACGGAAACCAAAAGGTCGGCGTCAAGAAAGCTCTGGTTTTCTACGGTGGCAAACCTCCGAAAGGAATCAAAACCAATTGGATTATGCACGAGTATCGCCTCGTCAACGACGACAATTCCAGCGCCGGCCTCAAGCCTCCTGATCCGACCAACAAAAAAGCCTCCCTAAGG CTGGATGACTGGGTTTTGTGTCGGATTTACAAGAAGAACAATGCGCAGAGGCCTATGATGGAGTGTGATCATCACAAGGACGAGGACTCTACGACTACCAACTCGATGGAGGGTATTTTCGTCCAGTCAATGCCGAAGCCATCGCCGCCGAAGCCTACTAACTACACGGCGTTGCTGGAAAACGACGAGGACAATTTCTTCGAAGGGATATTATCGAGTGAAGGCGTGCAAAACAGTAGTCATTCCAACCTTTCCCATCAGTTCATGTCAAGCTCGAAAAGCGACGTCGTAATGCCTGCGAACAACCACACCTCCAAGCGTCAGCTTGCGTCGCCGTTTTGGAACGAAGCGGGGGGATCATCATCGATGGGGACTAATTCATCGTCGAGCAAGAGGTTTCATACTGATCTCAATAGCGGTGGTGGcagtggaggtggaggtggggTTGATGAAAGCAACACCTCTTTTGTTTCTATGCTCAACCAGCTACCTCAAAACGCGGCGTTTCACCACAACTCGCTTCTTGGGTCGCTTGGGGATGGGGTTTTGCGCCCACAGTTTCATCTTCCCAGTATGAATTGGAACTCATAA